Below is a window of Pseudomonas eucalypticola DNA.
AGGAAAGCCATGCCCCCGACGCCTACAAGCAAATGCTGCTGGCTTCCAAGGCCGCTGATATCATCCTTACACCCGCCGTATCGGGGGTGCCGGCCAGTTTCATGCGTAAAAGCCTGGAGGATGCCGGCTTCGACCTGGCAACCCTGGCGGCAGCCGGTAGTCAGGCCAAGCTCAAACCGATCGATGACGAAGCCAAGGCATGGAAGTCCATCTGGTCGGCCGGCCAGGGCGTGGGTGAAATCGATGACCTGCCAAGCGCTGATGAACTTATCGCGCGCCTGGACACCGAATACCGCAAGGCACTGGTACTGGCAAACCGCCTCCCCGATTACTGGCCACGCTGATACCCCACCCCAGACAAGGACGCCCGCATGACCACACTGTTCAAAATCGTCTTCGAAGGCAGCCCGCTGCCTGGCGTCGACCTGCAAACCGCCAAGGCCAACCTGGCCCAGCTGTTTCGCAGCGACCTGGAGGCGGTGGAAAAACTGTTCACTGGCCACAAGGTGGCACTCAAGCGCAACCTGTCCCATGACACGGCGCAGAAATACCTCGATGCGCTGCACAAGGCCGGTGTCCAGGCGCGCCTGGAAGAGGAGACGCCGCTGGAGCTGAGCCTGGAGGAAGTCGAGCCTCTGCCCGAGCCCGCTTACTCACCCTATGCCCCGCCGCAATCGGATATCGCGCCGACCATCGCGGTGTATGGCCCACTCAAGGTCATGACCATTCAGGGGCGTATTGGCCGGGTGCGGTACCTGGGCTGGTCCATGGCCCTGTTGCTGTGTGCCTGCCTCGCGGCGCTGGTGTGCGTCACCCTGTTGACCCTCTCCAAGCCGCTGGGCATCGGCGCGGGCGCGATAGCCGTGGCCGCGTTCATGACCATCAACGTGCAGATCGGTGTGCAACGCCTGCATGACGCCGGCTGGACCGGGTGGATGTGGCTGCTCAACCTGGTGCCGTTCGTGGGCAGCATCTTTCCCCTGGTGGTGATGGCGGTGCCTGGCAACCCCGGCACCAACCAATATGGCCCGCCCGCGCCGCCCAACAGCACGGCCGTCAAGGTGCTGGCCTGGCTGTGGGTGGTATTCCTGGTGCTGATGTTCTTCGCCGGTATCACCGGCGGCCTGTCCTCGGTAGCCCAGCACTCGGCGGCACTGTAAGCGAACCAGCACAACCGCGCGCCGCACGGTAGACTAGCGCCCATGAAAAACGCCCCTGCGCTGCGCCTCATCGAAGAGGCGGGGTCAGGGGCGTTCGTATGGAGAACCGCATGACCCGTTACGCCATGATCACTGGCGCTTCCAGAGGCCTGGGCCTGGCATTGGCCGAGGCCCTGGCGCGGCGTGGCCGCAACCTGATATTGGTGGCGCGCCAGCGCGACGCCCTGGAAGCGGTGGCCAGTGAGCTGACCCAACGCTTCGGCGTCGAGGTGCTGTTCCGCGCCTGCGACCTGAGCGAGCCACTGCGTATTTCCGGGTTCCTGCTGGAACTGGAAGAAAGCGACCGGCATATCGACTTGCTGATCAATTGCGCAGGGCTACGCTCCTATGGGCACTTTCTGGCCCAGGACTGGATGCAGGAACAGGACCTGATCGAGGTCAATATCCTTGCCCTGGCGCGCCTGTGCCATGTGATCGGCAATGCCATGGCGGTGCACGGCGGCGGGCAGATCCTCAATGTCGCGTCGTTGGCGGCGTTCCAGCCAGGCCCGTGGATGAGCAACTACGCCGCCAGCAAGGCCTACGTGTTGAGCTTTTCCGAAGGCTTGCGCGAAGAACTGCGCCAGTCGGGGGTGAAAGTCTCGGTACTGTGTCCAGGCCCTGTGCGCTCGGCGCAGCGGCTGATCGAGCGGCTGGCCAGCAGCCAGCGCGTGCTCAGCCCCGAAGAAGTGGCGTTGTACACTGTGCGTGCGCTGGCCCGTAACCGCGCAGTCATCGTCCCCGGCCGGCGCAACCGGCTGCTCACCTATGGTGCTCGCCTCGGCTCGCGCTGGCTGGTGCGCAAGGTGGCCGGCGCCATCAACCTGGCCTACCGCCCACGCTGAGCATTCAGCGCTGGGCGCCGGCCACGGGCGTGGTTACACTCGTGCCCGACGTCAAACATGGAGAAACCGTTGTGGATACTCTGTTCACCAAGATCATCAACAGAGAAATACCCGCCAAGATCATCTACGAAGACGACCAGGTTCTGGCCTTCCACGATATCGCCCCACAGGCACCGGTACACTTTCTGGTGATTCCGAAAAAGCCGATCCGCACCCTCAACGACCTCACCGAGGAAGACAAGGGCCTGGCCGGTCACATTCTGTTCACCGCCCAGCGCCTGGCCAAGGAGCTGGGGTGTGAAGAAGGCTTCCGCGTGGTAATGAACTGCAACGAGCTGGGTGGCCAGACGGTCTACCACATTCACATGCACGTGCTTGGGCAACGCCAGATGCACTGGCCGCCGGGCTGATTCAACGCTAGAACCCGCGGTTTCACATTGTTGAGTTAAACTGCAGGCCGTGATTCTATCCGGAGGTGCCCAATGGCTACCGAACGTCACTACTCTCCCCTCGACCGACTGCTGCTGCAGGCCGACACGGCCATGCGCACGCTGCTGCCTTTCAGCGGCCAGCCGTCGCGGCCGTCGCCGGCCATCGTCCAGCCGGACCCTACCCTCAGCGAAGACGAGGCCCGCCACGTCGCTGGCCTGATGCGCATCAACCACACCGGTGAAGTGTGTGCTCAGGCGCTGTACCAGGGCCAGGCCCTGACCGCCAAACTACCCCAGGTGCGCAAGGCCATGGAGCACGCCGCCGAGGAAGAAGTGGACCACCTGGCCTGGTGCGAACAGCGCATCCGCCAACTGGGCAGCCACCCCAGCGTGCTCAACCCGCTGTTCTATGGCATGTCCTTTGGCATCGGCGCCGTCGCTGGCCTGGTCAGCGACCGGGTCAGCCTGGGCTTTGTGGCGGCCACCGAAGACCAGGTGTGCAAGCACCTCAACGAACACCTGGAACAGTTGCCGGCCGAGGACGCCAAGTCCCGCGCCATTCTGGAACAGATGCGCATCGATGAGGAGCAACACGCCGAGTCCGCTCTGGACGCTGGCGGTTTCCGCTTCCCGGCACCGGTGAAATTCGGCATGAGCCTGCTGGCCAAGGTCATGACCAAGAGCACTTACCGGGTCTGACCCGGTCGCCAGTCACGAAAAAGGGACCCGAAGGTCCCTTTTTTCATGCCCGCGGTGAATCAACCCAGTTCGACGATCTCGTAGTCATGGGTGATTTCCACGCCGGCACGGCCCAGCATGATGGAGGCCGAGCAATATTTTTCCGCCGACAGTTCCACGGCCCGCTTGACCTGGGCTTCTTTCAGGCCGCGGCCCTTGACCACGAAGTGCAGGTGGATCTTGGTAAAAACCTTGGGGTCCTCGCTGGCGCGCTCGGCGTCGAGAAAGGCTTCGCAGCTCTCCACCGGTTGGCGCGACTTCTTGAGGATGCTGACCACGTCGAAATTGCTGCAGCCGCCCAGGCCCAACAGCAGCATCTCCATGGGGCGCACGCCCAGGTTGCGGCCGCCGCTCTCGGGCGGGCCGTCCATCACCACCACATGACCGCTGCCCGATTCACCGAGAAACATGGCTTCGCCTGCCCACTGGATACGCGCCTTCATCACCAGGACTCCACTGTAAAAAAGGCCGCCAGCTTAGCACAGCCACTTGCATAAGCCCTGTAGCCGAGGCGATGGCTGCCGATAAGCTGTTCAGTAAATTCCCTGATACACAAAACGGGGGTCTGATAAGCTGGCGCCAAATCACTGACGCCAAAGCTCAGTGTCCTAAAAATTACACTTCGCCGTTGATTGTCTTGCCCCGGGATCCAGCCATGGTTGCTCTCACCCAACCGATACAGAACATCGATAAACTCCTGGCGCACTGCCAGCGCCGCCGCTATGGCGCCAAGAGCAATATCATCTGCGCCGGCGACCGCTCCGACACCCTCTCGTACATCATCAAGGGGTCGGTGACTATCCTCATCGAGGATGAAGATGGCCGCGAGATGATCATCGCCTACCTGAATGCCGGGGATTTCTTTGGCGAACTGGGCCTGTTCGATTCGCCCGGCCACGACCACGAGCGCAGCGCTTGGGTCCGGGCCAAGACTGAATGCGAAGTGGCCGAGATCAGCTACGCGAAATTCCGCGAAGTGGCGCTGCAACACCCGGAAATCATGCTCGGCCTGGGGACCCAGATGGCCCAGCGCCTGCGCGATACCACCCGTAAGGTCGGTGACCTGGCCTTCTTCGACGTGACCGGGCGCGTAGCCCGTTGCTTGCTGGAGCTGTGCAAGCAGCCCGATGCCATGACCCACCCCGATGGCATGCAGATCAAGATCACCCGCCAGGAAATCGGCCGGATCGTTGGTTGCTCGCGGGAAATGGTCGGGCGGGTGCTCAAGGACCTGGAAGAACGCAACCTGGTCAACGTGAAGGGCAAGACCATGGTGGTCTTCGGTACCCGTTAGTCCTTGCTGCGAACCTCGGCCAACAACCGCTGATAGGCCTGGGTCAGCCGTTCCACCACCTGGGGCGCGGTGAAACGCTCGTTCAGGGCGATATGGCTGGCAGCCTGGCAGCGCTGGGGCAGGTTGCAGGCCTGGTTGAAGCGGTTGACCGCTGCCACCATCGGCTCCCGCTCGTTGTCCATCAGCATCGCCCCATGCACCAGCACCACCGGCCGGCTGCCACTCAAGCCCTGGCGCCAGCGCTGGGCGGTGCCCACCCATTTGCGGCCGTCGATATTGACGTTATAGCGGCCGTCGCAGAAAGCCCCTGGCACTTCTCCCAGTGAAGGGTCGCCGCCGAGCTCCGTCACCACGTCGCAAAGGGGTTGGCACAAGCGCTGGTACGCGGTTTCGATACGGTTCTGGTCGCCTTCGCTGCGCGGTGCCACGTAAACCAGTGCCACGTTGAGGGTCGCTGCCGATTGCGGCACCGGCTCGCCACCGGTTTCGCGCAGCAGTACCGGCCAGCCGGCTTGCGCCGACACCCCGCAGGCCGCTTCGAAGCCGGGTTGGCGGTTGAGGCGCCGGGGCATGACCAGCGTCTGGTCGGTGGACTGCCAGAACAGCAGCCCGTCGGGTTGCTCCCCACGGCAGACGGCGGCGAGCAAATCCTGCTCAGCTTGCAGGCCAGCCTGGGTGTCGAGGCGCAGGGGGAAAGCCATTTCAAAACTCCTGTAGCAGCGCCCACAGAGAGGTCAGTGACAGAATTGTCAGGCCTGTACGCGTTCCGGGAAGAACAGGCGTTGCAATTCATCGCCCGGATGCTCGGCGCGCATGAAGGCTTCGCCCACCAGGAACGAATACACTTCGCTGATCTCCATCAGCTCGACGTCGGCCCGGTTGAGAATGCCGCTTTCCGTCACTACCAGGCGATCACGCGGGATCAGCGGCAACAGGTCGAGGGTGTTTTCCAGGCTGACTTCGAACGTGTGCAGGTTGCGGTTGTTCACCCCCAGCAAGGGCGACTTCAGGTGCTTGAGCGCGCGCTCCAGCTCCTCGCCATTGTGAACCTCCACCAGCACATCGAGGCCGACGCCGAAGGCGGCCGCTTCCAGCTCGGCCATTTTCACGTCGTCCAGCGCGGCAACGATCAGCAGCACACAGTCGGCGCCCAGGGCGCGCGACTCGACGATCTGGTAAGGGTCGACCATGAAGTCCTTGCGGATCACCGGCAGGCTGCAGGCCGCGCGGGCCTGTTGCAAATAGGCGTCGGCGCCCTGGAAGTAGTCGATATCGGTGAGCACCGACAGGCAAGTCGCCCCGCCCTTCTCATAGCTCTGGGCAATATCGGCAGGCACGAAGTGCTCACGGATCACGCCCTTGCTGGGCGATGCTTTCTTGATTTCAGCAATGACCGCCGGGTGCTTGGTCGCCGCCTGGTCGATCAGTGCCTTGGCAAAGCCACGCGGTGCGTCGGCGATGGCTGCCAGGCGCTCCTGCTCGGCAAAGCTGACCCGCTGCAAGCGTTCAGCGACTTCCTGGGCCTTGCGCGCGAGAATGTTTTCCAGAACCGTGGGCACACTCATCCTTCATTCTCCTGCTTGAATACGGCGGTAAAGGCACCCAGCTCCTCGAGCTTTTCGCGGGCAAGCCCAGTGTGCAGCGCGTCGTGGGCCAGTGCCACGCCTTCCTTGAGCGAAGAGGCATGGTCAGCAGCGTACAGTGCGGCGCCAGCATTGAGGATGATCATTTCTGCGGCTTTCTGGCCGTGCTCGGTCTTGCGTTTGCCCAGGGCATCGCGGATCAACTCCAGCGAGGCCTTCGGGCTTTCCACGGCCAGACCATAGAGGCTCTGGCTCTTGAGGCCCAGGTCTTCGGGTTCAACCCAATACTCGCTGATCTCACCGTTCTTCAGCTCGGCCACAAAGGTAGGCGCCGCCAGGCTGAACTCATCCAGGCCGTCCTTGGAGTGCACCACCAGCACGTGCTTGCTGCCCAGGCGGTGCAACACTTCCGCCAACGGCCGGCACAAGGCCTGGTTGAACACGCCCACCACCTGATGCTTGACGCCTGCAGGGTTGGTCAGCGGCCCGACCATGTTGAACAGGGTACGCAGACCGAGGTCACGACGTGGCCCGGCCGCGTGTTTCATGGCCCCGTGGTGGGCCTGGGCGAACATGAAGCCGATGCCCACGCTGTCGATGCAGCGTGCCACCTGTACGGGTGTCAGGTTCAGGTACACACCGGCCGCCTCCAGCAGGTCGGCGCTGCCGCTCTTGCCCGACACGGCGCGGTTGCCGTGCTTGGCCACGGTGCAACCTGCCGCAGCGATGACGAAGGACGATGCCGTGGAAACGTTGAAGATATTGGCCCCGTCGCCCCCGGTGCCGACGATGTCGACCACCTTGTCCAGGGTATTGAGTTCCACGCGATCGGCCAGCTCACGCATGACCGACACAGCGCCGACGATTTCGTCGATGCTCTCGCTCTTCATGCGCATGCCCATCAGGAAGGCGCCGATCTGCGCTTCGGTGCATTGCCCGGTCATGATTTCGCGCATGACATCGCGCATCTCATCCGTGGTCAGGTCCAGCTGACCGACGATGCGGTTCAGCGCGTTCTTGATATCCATGATGGTTCCTTAGGCCTGACGGGTGCCGCCGGTCTGCTTGAGAAAGTTGGCGAACAGCTCGTGGCCCTGCTCGGAAAGAATCGATTCGGGGTGGAACTGCACCCCTTCGACGTTCAGGGTCTTGTGCCGCAGGCCCATGATCTCGTCCACCGAACCATCATCCTTGGCGGTCCAGGCGGTAATTTCCAGGCACTCGGGCAACGTCTCGCGCTTGACCACCAGCGAGTGGTAGCGGGTGACGGTCAGTGGGTGGTTGAGCCCTTCGAACACGCCCTGGTCTTCGTGCACCAGGGGGCTGGTCTTGCCATGCATGGCCACGCGCGCCCGCACTACGTCACCGCCAAACGCCTGGCCGATGGACTGGTGGCCCAGGCACACGCCCAGAATTGGCAGTTTGCCGGCGAAATGCAGAATGGCGTCGATGGAAACACCCGCCTCGCTGGGCGTGCAGGGGCCAGGGGAAACCACGATACGTTCGGGGTTCATGGCCTCGATATCGGCGATGGTCACCTCATCGTTGCGCACCACTTTGACGTCCGCACCCAGCTCACCGAGGTACTGCACGACGTTGTAGGTAAAGGAGTCGTAATTGTCGATCATCAGCAACATGGTGTACTTCCTCAGGCGTCGGTCGGGGAGGTTTGTTCGGCCAGCGCCACGGCACGGAACATCGCGCGGCGCTTGTTCAGGGTTTCCTCCCACTCAAGGGCGGGCACCGAGTCGGCGACGATGCCGGCCCCGGCCTGAACGTGCAGTTCGCCGCCCTTGATCACGGCGGTGCGAATGGCAATCGCCGTGTCCATGTTGCCGTTCCAGGCAAAGTAGCCGACCGCGCCGCCGTAGACGCCGCGCTTGACCGGCTCCAGTTCGTCGATGATCTCCATGGCGCGGATCTTCGGCGCGCCCGACAGGGTGCCGGCCGGCAGAATGGCGCGCAGTGCGTCCATGGCCGTCAGCCCGTTTTTGAGCTGGCCGGTGACATTGGACACGATATGCATCACGTTGGAGTAACGCTCGATGACCATCTTTTCGGTCAGCTTCACCGAGCCAATCTCCGAAACCCGGCCGGTGTCGTTGCGGCCCAGGTCGATCAGCATCAGGTGCTCGGCCAGTTCCTTCTTGTCGCTGAGCAGGTCCTGCTCCAGCGCCAGGTCGGCTTCTTCGTTGGCACCGCGCGGGCGGGTACCGGCGATCGGCCGCACCGTGATTTCGTTGTCCTCGACGCGCACCAGCACCTCCGGCGAACTGCCCACCACGTGGAAATCACCGAAGTTGAAGAAGTACATGTAAGGCGTCGGGTTGAAGCAGCGCAGGGCCCGGTACAGATCGATGGGCGCTGCCTTGAATTCGATGGACATGCGCTGGGACGGCACCACCTGCATGCAGTCACCGGCCAGGATGTACTCCTTGATGGTGTTCACCCCACGTTCGAAGTCTTCCTGGGTGAAGCTGGAGCGGAACGCGGGCTCGGCCGCCGGCGGACGGTCCAGTTCCAGGCCGCGGCGCGGCGCGATCGGCTGGCGCAGCTTGTCCATCAGCGCATCCAGTTGCGCCTGCCCCAGCTCGTAGGCGTCAGCCTGGGCCGGGTCGGCCAGGACGATGGCGTGCATCTTGCCCGCCAGGTTGTCGAACACCACCACGGCATCGGACACCATCAGCAGAATATCCGGCACGCCGATGGGGTCAGGATTGGGGCACTTGCCCAGACGTTTCTCGACGTAGCGCACACAATCGTAGCCGAAATAGCCCACAAGGCCGCCATTGAAACGCGGCAGGCCGGGGATGGTCGGTACGTTGTAGCGGGCCTTGAAGGCCTCGACGAACGCCAGCGGGTCTTCGACGTGGTCGTGGCGCTCCACTTGCGCGCCATCGCGGGTGATCACCACCTGATGCTCGTGCACGCGCAGCACGGTGCGGCATGGCAGGCCAATGATCGAGTAACGGCCCCATTTTTCGCCGCCCTGCACCGACTCCAGCAGATAGGAGTTGGGCGCGTCGGCCAGTTTCAGGTAGATCGACAGCGGTGTGTCGAAGTCGGCCAGGGTTTCGCGGGCGAGCGGAATGCGGTTATAGCCGGCAGCGGCCAAGCGCAGGAATTCTTCACGGATCATGATCAGCCTCGTGGCATGAGGAGCAAAAACGGTCAGGTATGCAAACGCGCCGGCAGGGCCGGCCAGGTAAAAGTCAGGCGCGCCAACGCCAGCGGGCCAGGGCCTTGATGACTTTCATCCAGAGTTTGCGAGTGACCACCACGATGGAATCTCTGCGAGGGGAAGGTGTACTAGCCCCCAACGTTATCTCAGCCGCTGGATCTAAGCAACTGATCAGGTCGCTGAAATGGTCAATGACCATTGCCGGCGACTCTTCGGCAATGGGCCGGCCATGGTTGTAGCCATAACTCAGGGCGATGCAGCGCACACCGGCGGCCCTGGCGGCCAACACGTCGTTGCGCGAGTCACCGACGAACAGCGCATCGGCCGGCTCCACGCCGGCCATGCGCATCACTTGCAGCAGTGCGGCCGGATCGGGCTTCTGCTGGGGCAAGGTGTCACCACCGATGATCCAGCGGAAGAAACGGCCCAGTTTCATTTCATCGAGCAGCGGCGCGACGAACTGTTCCGGCTTGTTGGTGATCAGCGCCATCTCGACGCCGCGCTTCTGCAGCCACTTGAGGCTCTCGCGCACGCCGGGGTAGACCTTGGTCAGGGCATGGCCGCCACTGTAGGCATCCATGAACACCGCCAGCGCCTGGTCGGTTTCCACCTCGCCCACGCCGGTATGGTCGAGGCTGCCGGCCAGGCCTCGGCGCACCAGTACACGCACGCCGTTGCCGACGTAAGTGCGCGCGGCCTCGAGGCCTGCCGGGGCACGGCCGAGCTTGAGCAGCGTAGCGTCCAGGGCCGCGGCCAGGTCGGGGACGGAGTCGATCAGGGTACCGTCCAGATCGAACATCACCAGCCGTGGCAGCTTGGCCGGAACCCGCTGCTCGAAGCCGCTCATGAACGGGCCAGCGCCAGTTCGGAGCGCATCTTGTCGATGACTTCCTTGTAGTTGGGGGCGTTGAAGATCGCCGAGCCGGCAACGAAGGTGTCGGCGCCCGCCTGGGCGACGTCGCGAATGTTGTTCACGTTCACGCCGCCGTCGATTTCCAGGCGAATGTCCAGGCCACTGGCGTCGATCAGCGCGCGGGCTTCGCGCAGCTTGTCGAGGGTGTGGGGAATGAACTTCTGGCCGCCGAAACCTGGGTTGACGCTCATCAGCAGCACCATGTCGACCTTGTCCATCACGTACTTGAGCACGTCCAGGGGCGTGGCCGG
It encodes the following:
- the crp gene encoding cAMP-activated global transcriptional regulator CRP, which codes for MVALTQPIQNIDKLLAHCQRRRYGAKSNIICAGDRSDTLSYIIKGSVTILIEDEDGREMIIAYLNAGDFFGELGLFDSPGHDHERSAWVRAKTECEVAEISYAKFREVALQHPEIMLGLGTQMAQRLRDTTRKVGDLAFFDVTGRVARCLLELCKQPDAMTHPDGMQIKITRQEIGRIVGCSREMVGRVLKDLEERNLVNVKGKTMVVFGTR
- the trpE gene encoding anthranilate synthase component I, with amino-acid sequence MIREEFLRLAAAGYNRIPLARETLADFDTPLSIYLKLADAPNSYLLESVQGGEKWGRYSIIGLPCRTVLRVHEHQVVITRDGAQVERHDHVEDPLAFVEAFKARYNVPTIPGLPRFNGGLVGYFGYDCVRYVEKRLGKCPNPDPIGVPDILLMVSDAVVVFDNLAGKMHAIVLADPAQADAYELGQAQLDALMDKLRQPIAPRRGLELDRPPAAEPAFRSSFTQEDFERGVNTIKEYILAGDCMQVVPSQRMSIEFKAAPIDLYRALRCFNPTPYMYFFNFGDFHVVGSSPEVLVRVEDNEITVRPIAGTRPRGANEEADLALEQDLLSDKKELAEHLMLIDLGRNDTGRVSEIGSVKLTEKMVIERYSNVMHIVSNVTGQLKNGLTAMDALRAILPAGTLSGAPKIRAMEIIDELEPVKRGVYGGAVGYFAWNGNMDTAIAIRTAVIKGGELHVQAGAGIVADSVPALEWEETLNKRRAMFRAVALAEQTSPTDA
- a CDS encoding OsmC family protein, whose product is MKARIQWAGEAMFLGESGSGHVVVMDGPPESGGRNLGVRPMEMLLLGLGGCSNFDVVSILKKSRQPVESCEAFLDAERASEDPKVFTKIHLHFVVKGRGLKEAQVKRAVELSAEKYCSASIMLGRAGVEITHDYEIVELG
- the trpC gene encoding indole-3-glycerol phosphate synthase TrpC — encoded protein: MSVPTVLENILARKAQEVAERLQRVSFAEQERLAAIADAPRGFAKALIDQAATKHPAVIAEIKKASPSKGVIREHFVPADIAQSYEKGGATCLSVLTDIDYFQGADAYLQQARAACSLPVIRKDFMVDPYQIVESRALGADCVLLIVAALDDVKMAELEAAAFGVGLDVLVEVHNGEELERALKHLKSPLLGVNNRNLHTFEVSLENTLDLLPLIPRDRLVVTESGILNRADVELMEISEVYSFLVGEAFMRAEHPGDELQRLFFPERVQA
- a CDS encoding histidine triad nucleotide-binding protein, with the protein product MDTLFTKIINREIPAKIIYEDDQVLAFHDIAPQAPVHFLVIPKKPIRTLNDLTEEDKGLAGHILFTAQRLAKELGCEEGFRVVMNCNELGGQTVYHIHMHVLGQRQMHWPPG
- a CDS encoding aminodeoxychorismate/anthranilate synthase component II: MLLMIDNYDSFTYNVVQYLGELGADVKVVRNDEVTIADIEAMNPERIVVSPGPCTPSEAGVSIDAILHFAGKLPILGVCLGHQSIGQAFGGDVVRARVAMHGKTSPLVHEDQGVFEGLNHPLTVTRYHSLVVKRETLPECLEITAWTAKDDGSVDEIMGLRHKTLNVEGVQFHPESILSEQGHELFANFLKQTGGTRQA
- a CDS encoding phosphoglycolate phosphatase, whose protein sequence is MSGFEQRVPAKLPRLVMFDLDGTLIDSVPDLAAALDATLLKLGRAPAGLEAARTYVGNGVRVLVRRGLAGSLDHTGVGEVETDQALAVFMDAYSGGHALTKVYPGVRESLKWLQKRGVEMALITNKPEQFVAPLLDEMKLGRFFRWIIGGDTLPQQKPDPAALLQVMRMAGVEPADALFVGDSRNDVLAARAAGVRCIALSYGYNHGRPIAEESPAMVIDHFSDLISCLDPAAEITLGASTPSPRRDSIVVVTRKLWMKVIKALARWRWRA
- a CDS encoding DUF805 domain-containing protein; this encodes MTTLFKIVFEGSPLPGVDLQTAKANLAQLFRSDLEAVEKLFTGHKVALKRNLSHDTAQKYLDALHKAGVQARLEEETPLELSLEEVEPLPEPAYSPYAPPQSDIAPTIAVYGPLKVMTIQGRIGRVRYLGWSMALLLCACLAALVCVTLLTLSKPLGIGAGAIAVAAFMTINVQIGVQRLHDAGWTGWMWLLNLVPFVGSIFPLVVMAVPGNPGTNQYGPPAPPNSTAVKVLAWLWVVFLVLMFFAGITGGLSSVAQHSAAL
- the trpD gene encoding anthranilate phosphoribosyltransferase, with translation MDIKNALNRIVGQLDLTTDEMRDVMREIMTGQCTEAQIGAFLMGMRMKSESIDEIVGAVSVMRELADRVELNTLDKVVDIVGTGGDGANIFNVSTASSFVIAAAGCTVAKHGNRAVSGKSGSADLLEAAGVYLNLTPVQVARCIDSVGIGFMFAQAHHGAMKHAAGPRRDLGLRTLFNMVGPLTNPAGVKHQVVGVFNQALCRPLAEVLHRLGSKHVLVVHSKDGLDEFSLAAPTFVAELKNGEISEYWVEPEDLGLKSQSLYGLAVESPKASLELIRDALGKRKTEHGQKAAEMIILNAGAALYAADHASSLKEGVALAHDALHTGLAREKLEELGAFTAVFKQENEG
- the coq7 gene encoding 2-polyprenyl-3-methyl-6-methoxy-1,4-benzoquinone monooxygenase, with product MATERHYSPLDRLLLQADTAMRTLLPFSGQPSRPSPAIVQPDPTLSEDEARHVAGLMRINHTGEVCAQALYQGQALTAKLPQVRKAMEHAAEEEVDHLAWCEQRIRQLGSHPSVLNPLFYGMSFGIGAVAGLVSDRVSLGFVAATEDQVCKHLNEHLEQLPAEDAKSRAILEQMRIDEEQHAESALDAGGFRFPAPVKFGMSLLAKVMTKSTYRV
- a CDS encoding lipoate--protein ligase family protein; this translates as MAFPLRLDTQAGLQAEQDLLAAVCRGEQPDGLLFWQSTDQTLVMPRRLNRQPGFEAACGVSAQAGWPVLLRETGGEPVPQSAATLNVALVYVAPRSEGDQNRIETAYQRLCQPLCDVVTELGGDPSLGEVPGAFCDGRYNVNIDGRKWVGTAQRWRQGLSGSRPVVLVHGAMLMDNEREPMVAAVNRFNQACNLPQRCQAASHIALNERFTAPQVVERLTQAYQRLLAEVRSKD
- a CDS encoding SDR family NAD(P)-dependent oxidoreductase; this translates as MTRYAMITGASRGLGLALAEALARRGRNLILVARQRDALEAVASELTQRFGVEVLFRACDLSEPLRISGFLLELEESDRHIDLLINCAGLRSYGHFLAQDWMQEQDLIEVNILALARLCHVIGNAMAVHGGGQILNVASLAAFQPGPWMSNYAASKAYVLSFSEGLREELRQSGVKVSVLCPGPVRSAQRLIERLASSQRVLSPEEVALYTVRALARNRAVIVPGRRNRLLTYGARLGSRWLVRKVAGAINLAYRPR